Below is a genomic region from Streptomyces ferrugineus.
TGGCGTCCCTGACGCTGGCGGCGGTGCTGCACACCAACGTGGTGGCCGGCGACCTGTTCTTCGTCGCGCTCATCTTCTGCGCCGTCTACGGCCGCAGATTCGGCGACCGGGGCACCGCGCTCGGTCTGATCGGCTTCCAGATCTACTTCGTGTCGCTCTTCGTCGGCGCCTCCGTCAGCGAGTTGCCCGCCCTGTGCGGCGCGGTCGCCATGGGCTTCGCGTGCGGCGCGCTGATGCGGTTCGTCCTCGTTCCCGAGACGCCGACGGGGGTGCTGCAGCGGCTGCGCGGGGCCTTCCGGGCCCGGCTGGCACAACTGCTGTCCGCGCAGCTCGATCTGCTCGACGCCGGTCCCGAGGACGCGGACCGGGCCCTGGAGCAGGTGCGCGAGGGCACCGCACGCCTGCACGAGACGGCCCTGCTGATCCAGGGCCGGCTGGAGGAGGGCACCGCCGACGAGACGGTGGCCGGGCTCGTCCAACGGCGGGTCGCGGACGCCGAGATCGCCGCCGAGCGCCTGGGGCTGTCGCTGCTGCGCGCCCGCGGGGCCGAGCGGGTGGACACGCTGGCCCTGCATCTGCCGGGCGCGCCCGTGCCCTCGGGCGGGCGGCAACCGGTGCGGGACGCGGCGACCGACACCCTGCGCCGGGATCTTCAGGCCCTGCGCCTGCTCGTGCTGCGGCCCGTCGACCGGGCCACCGGAACCTCGGTGGCCCATCTGCGCAACCGGCTCCTCGGGTACCGCGACGAGGACAACCTGCCGGTCGCCTCGCCCGCCGTGCAGGACGTCTTCCGGGCCGTCGGCGAGGCCGCCCGTGCCGTACTCGGGCTGCGGATCGCGCTCGGCGGCACCCACGACGAGTCGGACGACTCCCCGGCCACGGCCCGTTCCCGCGAGGAGCTGGACGCGGAGGACGCGGTGCTGGACGCCGAGGAGGAGACGCCCGCGCCGGAGCGGACGGGCCTTGAGCGGCCCACCACGCGTGCCGCCGTGCAGGTCGCCGTGGGGTCGGCGCTGGCCATGGTCGGCGGTGAGCTGCTGTCCCGTGACCGCTGGTACTGGGCGGTGCTGACCTGCTGGATCGTGTTCCTCAACACCGCTTCCACGGGCGAGATCCTGGTCAAGGGCTACCGCCGGCTGCTCGGCACCGTCCTCGGCGTGCTGGCCGGCATCGTGCTGGCGGGCGCCGTCGGACAGCACACCTGGACGGCGTTCGCGCTGGTGCTGCTGTTCGTCTTCGCGATGTTCTACTCGGCGCCGCTGTCCTACACGCTGGTGTCCTTCTTCGTCACCGCGGCGCTCGGGCTGCTCTACACCCTGCTGCACACCTACAGCCTCTCGGTGCTGGTGCTGCGCGTCGAGGAGACCGCGCTCGGCGCGGCCTGCGGGGTGATCGCGGCCGCGTTCGTGCTGCCGGTGCGGACCGATCGCCGTACCAACGAACTCCTCGCCACCGTGCTGGAACGGCTCGGCGACGTCACCCGCAGCGCCGTCGACCAGCTCAGCGGCGGACCGCCCGTCGACCTGATCGACGAGGCACGCGACCTGGACCAGGCGCTGGCCGACCTGCGGGCCGCCACCCAGCCGCTGACCCATCCCGGCACGCCGCTGCGGGCCCGGCGGGAGACCGCGCGCTATGTCGTCGCGCTGCTGGAGACCTGCGCGTATCACGCGCGTTCGCTGGCCGCGACCGCCGAGCTGCTGCCCACCCATCCCTCGATCGCGGCGGACCCGCGGCTGCGCCGGGCCGCGCGTCGCATCGAGCACAACATCGAGGTGATCACCGCCCGCGTGACCGACGAACACGCCACGGTCGAGATCGAGACCGGCCCGAGCATCGCCTCGCTGCTCGGCCCGGCCGTCCCCGGCACATCGCGCTACGGCCGGGTCACCGACCGTGTCCTACGCCATCTGCAACGCCTCGACGAGGGGGTGTCCGGCCTGGCCCGTCCACTGGGCGTGCCGGTGAAGGCACCGGACGGATGACCGCACATCGGGGCGATACCTGGGTACGCGGATGTCATGACCGATGTCGTGGACTCAGACGAACTGCTGCGGCGGATGCAGCGGGCCCGGGCCTATGCCCGGCGGAACCAGCGGACGTGGCGGGCACGGAGCGAGGAGCTGGGGTCGACCGATCCCGAGGGGGCCCGCGACGCCGCCGTGCGGACGGTGGCGTACGAGACCGTGATCACGGTGCTGGAAGAGATCCTGACCCCGGGGAAGCACGCCGAACCCGGTCTGAAACCTGGATCGGAGTGAAACCAGTCACGTACGCCGGTTTCGATGACGCAGAATCCGCCGAGATGGTTTACGGTTCATACATACGTGGTCACGGGGTCGACCGAATCGGTCCTCCGTGCGCCACCCCCTACGGCCCTGGCTGGCCTCCCCCGTCCAGCCAGGGCTTTTTCATGCCCTCCGCGATCCGCCGCACGAGATCCCGGCCAAAACCGGGTCCGCCGAGGTGCTCAGCGCGGCGGCAGCCGCTGAAATGGACGCAGGGAACGCACGCACCGGAACCTCAGTCCTCGGCGAGGAGCCCCGTGTCATGACCAAAGCGATCAAACTCCTGACCGCCCTTCCGCCGCCTCAGCGCGAGCGCCTGATGTCCCTCGCGAGGGAGGTCTCCTTCCCGGAGGACACCCGGATCTTCGAGGCGGGCGGCACCGCCGACCGTTTCTGGGTCATCCGCTCGGGCGCCGTCTCCCTCGACCAGCGGGTGACGTCCGTGCAGCGGGTCACCGTCGCCAGCCTCGGCGCCGGCGATCTGCTGGGCTGGTCCTGGCTGTTCCCGCCGTACCAGTGGGACTTCGGCGCGGAGGCCTTCAGCCCCGTGCGGGCCTACGAGTTCGAGGCGGCGGCGGTGCTGCGGCTGTGCGAGGAGGACACCCGACTCGGGCTGTCGCTGGTACGGCACGTCGCCGAAATCCTCGCGCACCGGCTGGAGATGACCCGGGGCAAGCTGATGGAGCAGTACGGCCACAACCGGCGCCCGGTGCTCTGAGCGCCCCACGCGGTAGTGGCGGGTCAGGCGCCCGCGACGAGGCTCACGCCGAGTGCGATCATCGTCGCGGCGACCAGCCCGTCCAGCACGCGCCAGGCCACCGGCTTGGCGAGGTGGCGGCTCAGCAGGCGGGCGCCGAAGCCGAGCGCGGCGAACCAGCACAGGCTGGCGAGCGCGGCGCCGAGGCCGAACGTCCAGCGCATCGGGCCCCGGTCGGCGGCGACCGTGCCGAGCAGGAAGACGGTGTCGAGGTAGACGTGCGGGTTGAGCCAGGTCATCGCGAGGCAGGTCAGCACCGCCCGCCGCCGTGACCCCGCGGCGTCGCCCTCCGTCAGCAGGGCGCCGGCCGGCCTGAAGACCCGGCGGGCGGCGAGCGCGCCGTAGCAGAGCAGGAACGCCCCGCCGACCCACGCCACCGCGGTCAGCGCCCCGGGCCACGCCACGACCACCGCGCCGACGCCGGCCACGCCCAGGGTGATCAGCAGCGCGTCGGACAGGGCGCAGATGCCGACGACGGCCAGGACGGCGTCGCGGCGGATCCCCTGACGCAGGACGAAGGCGTTCTGGGCGCCGATGGCGACGATCAGGGAGAGGCCGGTGCCGAATCCGGCGGCTGCGGTGGTCAAGGCGTTTGTCATGCCGTTGACGTTAAGGAAGCGATCTCCGCACGTACAGCTAAAGATTCTTAGCTACCTTTAGCAGATATGAAGACCGAGCTGACCGAGCTTCCCCTCGACCAGGTGCGGACGCTGCTGGCGGTGGTGGACGAGGGCACCTTCGACGCGGCCGCGGCCGCGCTGCATGTGACGCCGTCGGCGGTGAGCCAGCGGGTGAAGGCGCTGGAGCAGCGCACGGGGCGGGTGCTGCTGGTGCGCACGAAACCGGTGCGGCCGACCGAGTCGGGCGAGGTCGTCGTCCGGTTCGCCCGCCAGTTGGCGCGCCTGGAGCGCGATGCGCGGGCCGAGCTCGGCATGAGCGCGGCCGGGGAGCCGACCCGGGTGTCGGTCGCGGTCAACGCCGACTCGCTGGCGACGTGGTTCCTGACGGCGCTCACGCGCGTACCGGCGGAGCCTCGGCTCTGTTTCGAGCTGCGGCGGGAGGACGAGAGCCGTACGGCGGTGCTGCTGCGGGAAGGGCAGGTGATGGCCGCGGTGACCTCGTCGCCTGATCCCGTGGCGGGGTGTTCGGTGCGCCTGCTGGGCCGGATGCGCTATCTGGCCGCGGCGAGCCCGGAGTTCGCCGACCGGCATCTCGACGGGCCGCTGGGGGAGGCGCTCGCACGGGCGCCGGTGATGTCCTTCGACCGCAGTGACGACCTCCAGGACGGGTTCGTGCGCAGGCTGCGGCGTGGCCGGACCGGCGCGAGTGCCGTACGGCACCACGTCCCCACCTCGGAGGGGTTCGTGTCGGCCGTGGCGGCCGGACTGGGCTGGGGACTGGTGCCCGAGGCGCAGGCGGAACCGCTCCTGAAGGACGGCCGCCTGGTGCAGCTCGCCCCGAAGCGGCCGGTCGACGTCCCGCTGTACTGGCAGCAGTGGAAGCTGGACTCACCGGCTCTGGCGGCGGTCACGCAGGCAGTGGCGATCACGGCGGAGGAAGCACTGCGCCCATGACGTCCCGCGTCCTTGGGACGTCAGCCGTGACGCCCCTCCAGTTGCGCGGCGGCGCTGTCCAGCAGCATCTCCAGCGCCGTCGGATAGGCGCTGTTCACCATCCGAGTCGCCAGCAGCGGCGCCGCCTCGGCGATCCGGGGATGGGTGCTGCGGGGCAGCCGGGCATACGTCGAGCGCCACATCTCCTCATCGGCGCGAAGTGAGGCGCTGGGCAGCGCCAGCGACGCCGCGTCCAGCGCCGCGAAGGCCAGCGTCTGGTCGATGAAGGCGTGGTAGATGCGCACGGTGTCCGGCAGCGGGAACCCGGCTCTGCGCAGGAGGTCCAGGACGGCCTCGTCGGCGGCGAGTTCGTTCGCGCGGCCGGTGACCCGGTTCGTGGTCAGCAGGGCGGCCTGCGGATGGGCGACGTAGGCGGCGTGGATGCGCAGCCCGACGGCGCGCAGGTCCTCACGCCACTCCCCCGTCGGCTCCCAGCCTTCCAGCGCCTGGCCGATGAGGGCGTCGCCGATCGCGAGGGTCAGATCGTCCATGCCGCGGAAGTAGCGGTACAGCGTGCTCGGGTCGGCGTCCAGGGCCAGCCCGAGGCGACGGGCGGTGAGACCGGCGCTGCCGTGTTCGCGCAGCATGCGCAGCGCCGTGTCGACGATCAGCCGCTCCGACAGCACCGTGCCGCTCTTGGTGGGGCGACGCCGCCGCCGCTTCTCTTCCGGTACGACCGGTTTCGGCATCGCCGTCTCCCTCCTTATGCCAACGGCATTGACCTTAACCGAGTGGGCGGCGTTGTATTCCAGGCGGGGCCCCACCACGTCGTAGACCTTCAGCACTTCAGTCGAGGGAGTCTTGTCATGCGTGTACTGCTCGTGGGAGCCGGCGGGGTGGGTACCGCCATCACCCGGATCGCGGCCCGGCGTCCGTTCTTCGAGGCGATGGTGGTCGCCGACCACGACCCCGCCCGCGCCGAGGCGGCCGTGACCGCCCTCGCCGACGATGCCCGCTTCCGTGCCGAGCGGGTGGACGCGGGCGACGAGGCGGCGGTCGCCGCGCTGCTGCGGCGGCACGCCTGCGACGTGCTCCTCAACGCCACCGACCCGCGGTTCGTGATGCCGCTGTTCCGGGCCGCGCGCACGGCCGGTGCCACGTATGTCGACATGGCGATGTCGCTGTCGCGGCCGCATCCGGAGCGGCCGTACGAGGAGTGCGGGGTCAAGCTGGGCGACGCCCAGTTCGAGCAGGCGGCCGACTGGGCGAGGGCGGGCGCGCTGGCGCTGGTCGGCATGGGTGTGGAGCCGGGGCTGTCCGACGTGTTCGCCCGGTACGCGGCCGACGAGCTGTTCGACGAGATCGAGGAGATCGGCGTCCGCGACGGCGCGAACCTCACCGTCGACGGCTACGACTTCGCGCCGTCGTTCAGCATCTGGACCACGATCGAGGAGTGCCTCAACCCGCCGGTGGTCTACGAGGACGGCCGCGGCTGGTTCACCACCGAGCCGTTCAGCGAGCCCGAGGTGTTCGACTTCCCCGAGGGCATCGGGCCGGTCGAGTGCGTGAACGTGGAGCACGAGGAGGTGCTGCTGGTGCCGCGCTGGGTCGACGCGCGGCGGGTGACCTTCAAGTACGGCCTGGGCGAGGAGTTCATCGACACGCTGAAGACGCTGCACCTGCTGGGTCTGGACCGCACCGAGCCGGTGACCGTGCCGGGCGCCGACGGGCCGGTGCGGGTCTCGCCCCGGGACGTGGTCGCCGCCTGTCTGCCGGATCCGGCGACGCTGGGCGAGCGGATGCACGGCAAGACCTGCGCGGGCACCTGGGTACGGGGCGTCAAGGACGGCCGGCCGCGCGAGGTGTACCTGTACCACGTGGTCGACAACCAATGGTCCATGAAGGAGTACGGCAGCCAGGCCGTGGTGTGGCAGACCGCCGTCAACCCGGTCGTCGCCCTCGAACTCCTCGCCACCGGCGCCTGGTCGGGCGCGGGCGTGCTCGGTCCTGAGGCCTTCCCCGCCCGCCCCTTCCTGGATCTGCTGACGGCGTACGGCTCCCCTTGGGGCATGCGCGAAGAGTGACCTGATTCGGCTGTGTCCAACGGGGTTTCACTCATGCATCGACAGGCGACCCGAAAACGAGTAGGCATCCACCGAGGGCACGTACGACGATCGCAGGTGACTTTGATGGACGACTGGCGAGACCACGCCGCCTGCCGCCATGAGGACCCCGACCTCTTCTACCCGATCGGCACGTCCGGACCGACCGTGTTGCAGACGGAGCAGGCGAAGGCCGTCTGCCGGCGCTGCTCGGTCCGCGAGCAGTGTCTGCGCTGGGCGCTGGACATGGACCAGTTCATCGGGATCTGGGGCGGCACGAGCGAGGCCGAGCGACGGGCGCTGCGGCAGCGGGCCGGATGACCGGCGGCTCGTCGGCACGGGCGTAGCGTCCGCGCGGCTCAGTCGGGCGCCTCGGCCGCCGGCAGTCGCAGCGTGAACACGGATCCGGCGCCTGGCTCGCTCGCCGCGTCGACCGTCCCCCCGTGCGCGGCGACCAGGTGCCGGACGATCGGCAGGCCCAGCCCACTGCCGCCGGTACGCCGACTGCGGGACTTCTCCGCGCGCCAGAACCGGTCGAAGACGTAGGGCAGGTCCTCGGCGTCGATTCCGGTCCCCGTGTCGGTGACGTCGAGGACGACGAAGTCGCCGTCGCGCTGGGCGGTGAGGGTGACGGTGCCGTCGGCCGGTGTGTGACGCAGGGCGTTGGAGACGAGGTTGCCGAGTGCCTGGCGCATGCGGACCGGATCCGCGTCCAGCCAGGGCGTGCCGTCGGCCGTGGTGCGCAGGGTGACGCCGGCGGTGTCGGCGGCGACCCGGTGGGCGGCGGCGACCTGGCCGAGGAGGTCGTCGGCGCGCACGGGCTCACGGTGCAGGCGCAGGGTGCCGGCGTCGGCGGCGGCGAGGTCCTGGAGATCGTCGATGACGCGCTGCAGGACGAGCGCCTCCTCGTGCAGGGAGGCGAGCAGGGCGGGGGCGGGGGCGACGACGCCGTCGCGGGTGACTTCCAGCCAGCCGCGGATGTTGGTCAGCGGGCTGCGCAGTTCATGGGCGATATCGCTGACCATGGCCTTGCGCTGGGCCTCCAACCGCTCGCGCCGCTCGGTGAGTTCGTTGAACGCCGCGGCGAGGATGCCGGTCTCGTCGCGGGTGGTGACGGGGACGCGCACATGCAGCTCGGGCGGCTGCTGGGCCGCCTCGGTCAGCGCCCGCAGCGGCCGGACCAGCCGGGTGGCGACCACGGCGGTCACGGCCACGGTGACGGCCAGTACGAGGCCGGCGGCACCGACGACCTTGGCCTTGTTGGCCGGGGACATGTCGAACCGTACGGCCGTCGTGTCCCCGCCGCCCAGGAACAGCTCGGCGACGGGGGCCACGTACGGGTCGAGCTGGGCGCGGCGGGCGGCGTCGGCGCAGCTCTCCGCCTTCCGCAGGGACTCCGGGTCCCCGGGGCGACCGACCTTGCCCATGAGGTACCGCGTGCCGATGCGGCGCTCGTTGATGTCGACGGCGACGAACAGGTCCCGGCCGGCGCTCACGCCGTTTCGTTCCAGGCAGTCCCAGGACCGTTCCGTGAGTTCGGACAGAGCCTTCTTCTCGGTGGGCGTCGGAGTGTTGAGCCTGCCGTCGGCGCACTCGTCGGGTACGTAGCCGGCCGCGACGGCCCCCTTCTCGTCGCTGAGGACGGGGCGTCCGCTCGGCGTCCTCAGCACGGTGGTCTCGTAGCCGTTGCGGGCGTAGCACTGCTGCCTGGCCGTGGCGAGCTCGTCCAGTCGGACCCGCTCCCCGGCCGGCAGCAGATAGGGCCCCACCACGCGGGGGTCGAGCCCGCTGCGCTGCGCCCCGCGCTCCGTGTAGGTGTCGGTGCGCAGCGGGTCGATGGTGGCGGCGGCGCGTGGCGGCAGGGAGGTGCCGGGCGGTGCGGAGTCGGCGATGGTCCGGCGGTCCGGGGTGGTCAGCGCGATACGGCGCCCGGTCCGCGCGGACAGCGCACGCACCGTCTCCTCGACGCCTCTCCAGTCCGGGTGGGTCGCGGCGTATCCGCTGAGCCGGGCCAGGACGTCCATGTCCTCCGCGAGGACCTGTCCCTGCTCCTCGCGCAGCGCCCGAGTGGTGGTCTCCACCGCCAGCCAGGCCGTCGCCGCCACCGAGCACACGGCGATCAGCACCGTCGCGATCAACAGCCGGACCAGGAGGCGCTTGCGCACCGGGATGCGCGCGGTCACGCACGGCCCCCGCTGAGCTTGTAGCCGACGCCGAACACCGTCAGCAGCCGCACCGGCCTGCGCGGGTCGGCCTCGATCTTCTTGCGCAGGTTCATGATGTGGACGTCGACGGCCCGTTCGGTGGAGGCCCGGTCGGTGCCCCGGGTGCACTCCAGCAACTGCCGCCGGGAGAAGACGCGTTCGGGTTCGGCCGTCATGGCGAGGAGGATCTCGAACTCGGCCGGCGTGCACTCCACCGCCGCCCCGTCGCATCGCACCTCGTGCCGTACGGGGTCGACGGCGAGGCCCGCCGCGCGGACCACGGGATCCTCCCGCCGGCCGGCGGCACGTCCGCTGCGCCGCAGCACCGTGCGGATGCGGGCCATCAGCTCCCGCGGGCTGTACGGCTTGGTCATGTAGTCGTCGGCGCCGAGTTCGAGGCCGAGCAGTACGTCGTCCTCCGCCGACCGGGCCGTCAGCATCAGCACGGGGAGGTCCGGATCGTCGGGGTTCCGGCGCAGCACCCGGCACACCCCGAAGCCGTCGATCACCGGCAGCATCAGGTCCAGCACGACCAGGTCGGGCCGTCGCCGCCGGACCGCGTCGAGGGCGGCCGGCCCGTCGTGCACCACGGTGGCGGTGTGGCCCTCCGCCAGCAGGGAGCGTCGTATCAGTTCGGCCTGCATCTCGTCGTCCTCGGCGACCAGCACATGTGCGCACACGCGGCGGATCCTAAGCGGTCCGGGGGATTTCAGCGGGCCAGTGACTTGGCGTCGCCCATGACGACGACGGGATGCCGGTCGGGGTCCAGCGCCCGCAGCAGCTCCCTCATGTGCTCCCGCGCGATGCTGACGCAGCCCTGTGTCGGGCCGTCGTGGTCGACGTGCAGCCATATGCCGCCGCCGCGGCCCGCGCCGAGCGGGCGGGTCCAGTCCAGGGGTGAAGTGCCGGGCCGGCGGTTGTAGTTGATGGCGATCACGTAGTCGAAGGAGCCGGCGAGCGGCTCGCCCTCGAAGCCGGTGCCGGTGGCCGTGAACCCGACGCCGTGGTCGTAGGGCAGCCTGGTCCCGGGGTCGCGGAGCAGGCCCCCGGCGTCGGTGAGGGTGAAGACGCCGACGGGTGAGCGCAGATCGCCGGCGCGGTGGTGGTCGGTCCAGCCGCGCAGGGCGTTGTGGGCGGGCCAGCTCGCGCCGGCCTCCCAGCCGATGTCGCTGCGCTCGTACAGGACGACCGTCGACTGCGAGGAGTTCCTGCCGCGTCCGGTCACGACGACGGCCTGACGTGCCTCGGCGGGCACCTTCGCCCAGGTCTTCGGGCCCAGTCCGGGCAGTTGCTGCGGGGCCACCTCCAGGGCGACGTCGGGCAGGGGCGTGGCGGCCGCGGGCCTGGTGGCGGTGGGCCGGCTGTCCGGCGTCGCCGCGTCACCGCCGCCGCAGCCGGTCAGCAGCAGGGAGGCGGCCAGCAGTGCGACACGGGGCTTGTGCGTGATCATGAGTCGACCTTGGCCGACACTTGTGAGGAACTCGTCAGGTCCGGCGGGTCGTCGTCCGCCGCCCGAGAAAGGTCCGGCCATGAGTGTTCGCATCCGTCGTGTCTATGAGACGCCCGAGCCCGAGGACGGCGTTCGCGTCCTGGTCGACCGGCTGTGGCCGCGCGGTCTGTCGAAGGACGCCGCCCGGGTGGACGAGTGGCCGAAGGGACTCACCCCGTCGACCGAGCTGCGCCGCTGGTACCACGCGGACGAGAGGTCGTACGACGAGTTCGCGCGCCGCTACGAGGCGGAGCTGGCCGAACCCGAGGCGGCGGAGCTCCTGGAGCGGGTACGGGCGTGGGCGGCCAAGGGTGACGTGACGCTGCTGACCTCCTCCAAGACCCCCGAACAGAGCCACGCCGCGGTGCTGGCCCGCCTCCTTGGGGAGTGAGGAGACGGGCCGGCCGGCGCGTTCAGGCCGTCTGCTCGGCCGCCGTCCGTCCCGCCGTCCGGCCGGAGAACAGGCAGCCGCCGAGGAAGGTGCCCTCCAGGGCGTTGTAGCCGTGGACGCCGCCACCGCCGAAGCCGGCGACCTCGCCGGCCGCGTACAGGCCGTCGATGGGCGTGCCGTCAGCGCCCAGGGCGCGGGAGTGGAGGTCGGTCTGGATGCCGCCGAGGGTCTTGCGGGTCAGGACGTGCAGCTTGACGCCGATGAGGGGGCCGGCCGCCGGGTCGAGGATGCGGTGCGGGGTGGCGACGCGGCCGAGGCGGTCGCCGATGTAGCGGCGGGCGTTGCGGATGCCCTGGACCTGGGCGTCC
It encodes:
- a CDS encoding L,D-transpeptidase family protein, translated to MITHKPRVALLAASLLLTGCGGGDAATPDSRPTATRPAAATPLPDVALEVAPQQLPGLGPKTWAKVPAEARQAVVVTGRGRNSSQSTVVLYERSDIGWEAGASWPAHNALRGWTDHHRAGDLRSPVGVFTLTDAGGLLRDPGTRLPYDHGVGFTATGTGFEGEPLAGSFDYVIAINYNRRPGTSPLDWTRPLGAGRGGGIWLHVDHDGPTQGCVSIAREHMRELLRALDPDRHPVVVMGDAKSLAR
- a CDS encoding FUSC family protein, which translates into the protein MRAAGGPVRARLRDRVAASDPGLLRLAAGLRTSGSIALTVALLALLGTDVRHLVAGALAAMVSTFAIREKQRGQQAVTLALGLPVALASLTLAAVLHTNVVAGDLFFVALIFCAVYGRRFGDRGTALGLIGFQIYFVSLFVGASVSELPALCGAVAMGFACGALMRFVLVPETPTGVLQRLRGAFRARLAQLLSAQLDLLDAGPEDADRALEQVREGTARLHETALLIQGRLEEGTADETVAGLVQRRVADAEIAAERLGLSLLRARGAERVDTLALHLPGAPVPSGGRQPVRDAATDTLRRDLQALRLLVLRPVDRATGTSVAHLRNRLLGYRDEDNLPVASPAVQDVFRAVGEAARAVLGLRIALGGTHDESDDSPATARSREELDAEDAVLDAEEETPAPERTGLERPTTRAAVQVAVGSALAMVGGELLSRDRWYWAVLTCWIVFLNTASTGEILVKGYRRLLGTVLGVLAGIVLAGAVGQHTWTAFALVLLFVFAMFYSAPLSYTLVSFFVTAALGLLYTLLHTYSLSVLVLRVEETALGAACGVIAAAFVLPVRTDRRTNELLATVLERLGDVTRSAVDQLSGGPPVDLIDEARDLDQALADLRAATQPLTHPGTPLRARRETARYVVALLETCAYHARSLAATAELLPTHPSIAADPRLRRAARRIEHNIEVITARVTDEHATVEIETGPSIASLLGPAVPGTSRYGRVTDRVLRHLQRLDEGVSGLARPLGVPVKAPDG
- a CDS encoding DUF488 domain-containing protein — protein: MSVRIRRVYETPEPEDGVRVLVDRLWPRGLSKDAARVDEWPKGLTPSTELRRWYHADERSYDEFARRYEAELAEPEAAELLERVRAWAAKGDVTLLTSSKTPEQSHAAVLARLLGE
- a CDS encoding WhiB family transcriptional regulator; translation: MDDWRDHAACRHEDPDLFYPIGTSGPTVLQTEQAKAVCRRCSVREQCLRWALDMDQFIGIWGGTSEAERRALRQRAG
- a CDS encoding LysE/ArgO family amino acid transporter; translated protein: MTNALTTAAAGFGTGLSLIVAIGAQNAFVLRQGIRRDAVLAVVGICALSDALLITLGVAGVGAVVVAWPGALTAVAWVGGAFLLCYGALAARRVFRPAGALLTEGDAAGSRRRAVLTCLAMTWLNPHVYLDTVFLLGTVAADRGPMRWTFGLGAALASLCWFAALGFGARLLSRHLAKPVAWRVLDGLVAATMIALGVSLVAGA
- a CDS encoding saccharopine dehydrogenase family protein, whose amino-acid sequence is MRVLLVGAGGVGTAITRIAARRPFFEAMVVADHDPARAEAAVTALADDARFRAERVDAGDEAAVAALLRRHACDVLLNATDPRFVMPLFRAARTAGATYVDMAMSLSRPHPERPYEECGVKLGDAQFEQAADWARAGALALVGMGVEPGLSDVFARYAADELFDEIEEIGVRDGANLTVDGYDFAPSFSIWTTIEECLNPPVVYEDGRGWFTTEPFSEPEVFDFPEGIGPVECVNVEHEEVLLVPRWVDARRVTFKYGLGEEFIDTLKTLHLLGLDRTEPVTVPGADGPVRVSPRDVVAACLPDPATLGERMHGKTCAGTWVRGVKDGRPREVYLYHVVDNQWSMKEYGSQAVVWQTAVNPVVALELLATGAWSGAGVLGPEAFPARPFLDLLTAYGSPWGMREE
- a CDS encoding cyclic nucleotide-binding domain-containing protein, whose protein sequence is MTKAIKLLTALPPPQRERLMSLAREVSFPEDTRIFEAGGTADRFWVIRSGAVSLDQRVTSVQRVTVASLGAGDLLGWSWLFPPYQWDFGAEAFSPVRAYEFEAAAVLRLCEEDTRLGLSLVRHVAEILAHRLEMTRGKLMEQYGHNRRPVL
- a CDS encoding LysR family transcriptional regulator ArgP, whose product is MKTELTELPLDQVRTLLAVVDEGTFDAAAAALHVTPSAVSQRVKALEQRTGRVLLVRTKPVRPTESGEVVVRFARQLARLERDARAELGMSAAGEPTRVSVAVNADSLATWFLTALTRVPAEPRLCFELRREDESRTAVLLREGQVMAAVTSSPDPVAGCSVRLLGRMRYLAAASPEFADRHLDGPLGEALARAPVMSFDRSDDLQDGFVRRLRRGRTGASAVRHHVPTSEGFVSAVAAGLGWGLVPEAQAEPLLKDGRLVQLAPKRPVDVPLYWQQWKLDSPALAAVTQAVAITAEEALRP
- a CDS encoding response regulator transcription factor gives rise to the protein MCAHVLVAEDDEMQAELIRRSLLAEGHTATVVHDGPAALDAVRRRRPDLVVLDLMLPVIDGFGVCRVLRRNPDDPDLPVLMLTARSAEDDVLLGLELGADDYMTKPYSPRELMARIRTVLRRSGRAAGRREDPVVRAAGLAVDPVRHEVRCDGAAVECTPAEFEILLAMTAEPERVFSRRQLLECTRGTDRASTERAVDVHIMNLRKKIEADPRRPVRLLTVFGVGYKLSGGRA
- a CDS encoding sensor histidine kinase — encoded protein: MTARIPVRKRLLVRLLIATVLIAVCSVAATAWLAVETTTRALREEQGQVLAEDMDVLARLSGYAATHPDWRGVEETVRALSARTGRRIALTTPDRRTIADSAPPGTSLPPRAAATIDPLRTDTYTERGAQRSGLDPRVVGPYLLPAGERVRLDELATARQQCYARNGYETTVLRTPSGRPVLSDEKGAVAAGYVPDECADGRLNTPTPTEKKALSELTERSWDCLERNGVSAGRDLFVAVDINERRIGTRYLMGKVGRPGDPESLRKAESCADAARRAQLDPYVAPVAELFLGGGDTTAVRFDMSPANKAKVVGAAGLVLAVTVAVTAVVATRLVRPLRALTEAAQQPPELHVRVPVTTRDETGILAAAFNELTERRERLEAQRKAMVSDIAHELRSPLTNIRGWLEVTRDGVVAPAPALLASLHEEALVLQRVIDDLQDLAAADAGTLRLHREPVRADDLLGQVAAAHRVAADTAGVTLRTTADGTPWLDADPVRMRQALGNLVSNALRHTPADGTVTLTAQRDGDFVVLDVTDTGTGIDAEDLPYVFDRFWRAEKSRSRRTGGSGLGLPIVRHLVAAHGGTVDAASEPGAGSVFTLRLPAAEAPD
- a CDS encoding TetR/AcrR family transcriptional regulator, producing MPKPVVPEEKRRRRRPTKSGTVLSERLIVDTALRMLREHGSAGLTARRLGLALDADPSTLYRYFRGMDDLTLAIGDALIGQALEGWEPTGEWREDLRAVGLRIHAAYVAHPQAALLTTNRVTGRANELAADEAVLDLLRRAGFPLPDTVRIYHAFIDQTLAFAALDAASLALPSASLRADEEMWRSTYARLPRSTHPRIAEAAPLLATRMVNSAYPTALEMLLDSAAAQLEGRHG